The following coding sequences lie in one Oncorhynchus kisutch isolate 150728-3 linkage group LG17, Okis_V2, whole genome shotgun sequence genomic window:
- the LOC109906957 gene encoding probable G-protein coupled receptor 139 yields the protein MTQIPPPANIVTFLIFWRRNCLLSKSSTFYPMAISVADTLVLIFIVVLEITVKFYHEVLISSEMSREPWCRLRDIFSYGAYNTSTWLVVVFTAERFIAIHTWAIKTKLCTPRSALAAITTILLLSHLMAIPYYWFNVSVYDHNQTKWACIYKPEAPHGYVHALVGAQTLVAYVLPFLIILTLNGLTLRQISLSNRVHVLTAANLTSGAYRVTPLLRSRKRKSVVLLVTVSMSFVLLSVTRAITQIIIRTTFFYGQDRNDCNLQINVAADIGSMLSLSNAAINTYLYACTQAKFRQPEFKLYYPEEK from the exons ATGACACAAATCCCTCCACCAGCCAACATTGTTACCTTTCTCATCTTCTGGCGGAGAAACTGCCTGCTGTCCAAGTCCAGCACCTTCTACCCGATGGCCATCTCTGTAGCTGACACTCTGGTCCTCATCTTCATCGTGGTGCTGGAGATCACTGTCAAATTTTACCACGAGGTACTTATTTCATCAGAAAT gagcCGTGAGCCCTGGTGCCGCCTGAGAGACATATTCAGCTACGGGGCCTACAACACCTCAACCTGGCTGGTGGTGGTTTTCACCGCAGAGCGCTTCATTGCCATCCACACCTGGGCCATCAAGACCAAACTCTGCACCCCACGCAGTGCCTTAGCAGCCATCACTACCATCTTACTCCTCAGCCACCTCATGGCAATACCCTACTACTGGTTCAATGTCTCAGTTTATGACCACAACCAGACCAAATGGGCCTGTATATACAAACCTGAGGCCCCTCATGGTTATGTGCATGCCCTGGTGGGGGCCCAGACCTTAGTGGCCTACGTCCTACCTTTCCTCATCATCCTCACCCTCAACGGGCTGACTCTGCGACAGATCTCCCTTAGCAACAGGGTCCATGTGTTGACAGCTGCCAACCTAACCTCAGGGGCCTACAGGGTGACACCCCTGCTGCGCTCCAGAAAGAGGAAGTCTGTAGTGCTCCTGGTGACTGTGTCCATGAGCTTTGTGCTGCTATCCGTCACCCGCGCAATCACCCAGATCATCATACGCACCACCTTCTTCTACGGCCAGGATCGCAACGACTGCAACCTGCAGATCAATGTGGCGGCTGACATTGGTAGCATGCTGAGCCTCAGTAATGCAGCCATCAACACGTACCTGTATGCCTGCACTCAGGCCAAGTTCCGTCAG